A single region of the Papilio machaon chromosome 13, ilPapMach1.1, whole genome shotgun sequence genome encodes:
- the LOC106710633 gene encoding transmembrane protein 47 isoform X3 — MGTSDNMASTTMIETVTITRPLKVIALICGLLVVVLMVLGLASADWLMAAGWRQGLFMHCIDPDAPTPLPFDIVAQPGCYAARPASYIKAAAGLCVATLAADVCGALLTGLGLRSADHRTKFRYYRFAVLAMALALMCILIALVIYPVCFAAELNLGNRSVWEFGWAYGVGWGAAIFLFGAVVLLLCDKESEELYYKERKKVSPAAARLM, encoded by the exons ATGGGAACGTCTGACAATATGGCGTCTACTACGATGATCGAGACAGTCACGATAACTCGCCCGCTGAAG GTGATCGCACTGATCTGCGGGTTGTTGGTTGTCGTGCTGATGGTGTTAGGGCTAGCGTCAGCGGACTGGCTGATGGCGGCGGGCTGGCGGCAGGGGCTCTTCATGCACTGCATCGATCCGGACGCGCCCACACCGCTACCTTTCGATATAGTCGCCCAGCCAGGATGTTATGCAGCGAGACCCGCATCGTACATTAA GGCGGCGGCGGGGCTGTGTGTGGCGACACTAGCGGCGGACGTGTGCGGCGCGCTGCTCACCGGGCTCGGTCTGCGCTCTGCGGACCACCGCACCAAGTTCCGATACTATCGCTTCGCTGTACTCGCTATGGCTCTCGCAT TGATGTGCATCTTGATTGCGCTGGTGATTTACCCTGTATGCTTTGCTGCGGAATTGAATCTGG GTAACAGATCGGTGTGGGAGTTTGGTTGGGCGTACGGAGTGGGTTGGGGCGCCGCCATCTTTCTTTTCGGCGCAGTCGTGTTGTTGTTGTGCGACAAGGAGAGCGAGGAGCTCTACTATAAGGAACGAAAA AAGGTGAGCCCGGCCGCGGCGAGGCTCATGTAG
- the LOC106710633 gene encoding transmembrane protein 47 isoform X2, with product MGTSDNMASTTMIETVTITRPLKVIALICGLLVVVLMVLGLASADWLMAAGWRQGLFMHCIDPDAPTPLPFDIVAQPGCYAARPASYIKAAAGLCVATLAADVCGALLTGLGLRSADHRTKFRYYRFAVLAMALALMCILIALVIYPVCFAAELNLGNRSVWEFGWAYGVGWGAAIFLFGAVVLLLCDKESEELYYKERKVVSAEGGARP from the exons ATGGGAACGTCTGACAATATGGCGTCTACTACGATGATCGAGACAGTCACGATAACTCGCCCGCTGAAG GTGATCGCACTGATCTGCGGGTTGTTGGTTGTCGTGCTGATGGTGTTAGGGCTAGCGTCAGCGGACTGGCTGATGGCGGCGGGCTGGCGGCAGGGGCTCTTCATGCACTGCATCGATCCGGACGCGCCCACACCGCTACCTTTCGATATAGTCGCCCAGCCAGGATGTTATGCAGCGAGACCCGCATCGTACATTAA GGCGGCGGCGGGGCTGTGTGTGGCGACACTAGCGGCGGACGTGTGCGGCGCGCTGCTCACCGGGCTCGGTCTGCGCTCTGCGGACCACCGCACCAAGTTCCGATACTATCGCTTCGCTGTACTCGCTATGGCTCTCGCAT TGATGTGCATCTTGATTGCGCTGGTGATTTACCCTGTATGCTTTGCTGCGGAATTGAATCTGG GTAACAGATCGGTGTGGGAGTTTGGTTGGGCGTACGGAGTGGGTTGGGGCGCCGCCATCTTTCTTTTCGGCGCAGTCGTGTTGTTGTTGTGCGACAAGGAGAGCGAGGAGCTCTACTATAAGGAACGAAAA GTGGTGAGCGCGGAGGGCGGCGCGCGCCCCTAG
- the LOC106710633 gene encoding transmembrane protein 47 isoform X4 — protein MPANQIAQVIALICGLLVVVLMVLGLASADWLMAAGWRQGLFMHCIDPDAPTPLPFDIVAQPGCYAARPASYIKAAAGLCVATLAADVCGALLTGLGLRSADHRTKFRYYRFAVLAMALALMCILIALVIYPVCFAAELNLGNRSVWEFGWAYGVGWGAAIFLFGAVVLLLCDKESEELYYKERKVSTNNTNTYDTLI, from the exons ATGCCGGCCAATCAGATAGCACAG GTGATCGCACTGATCTGCGGGTTGTTGGTTGTCGTGCTGATGGTGTTAGGGCTAGCGTCAGCGGACTGGCTGATGGCGGCGGGCTGGCGGCAGGGGCTCTTCATGCACTGCATCGATCCGGACGCGCCCACACCGCTACCTTTCGATATAGTCGCCCAGCCAGGATGTTATGCAGCGAGACCCGCATCGTACATTAA GGCGGCGGCGGGGCTGTGTGTGGCGACACTAGCGGCGGACGTGTGCGGCGCGCTGCTCACCGGGCTCGGTCTGCGCTCTGCGGACCACCGCACCAAGTTCCGATACTATCGCTTCGCTGTACTCGCTATGGCTCTCGCAT TGATGTGCATCTTGATTGCGCTGGTGATTTACCCTGTATGCTTTGCTGCGGAATTGAATCTGG GTAACAGATCGGTGTGGGAGTTTGGTTGGGCGTACGGAGTGGGTTGGGGCGCCGCCATCTTTCTTTTCGGCGCAGTCGTGTTGTTGTTGTGCGACAAGGAGAGCGAGGAGCTCTACTATAAGGAACGAAAAGTGAGTACAAACAATACCAACACTTACGACACATTGATATAG
- the LOC106710633 gene encoding transmembrane protein 47 isoform X1: protein MGTSDNMASTTMIETVTITRPLKVIALICGLLVVVLMVLGLASADWLMAAGWRQGLFMHCIDPDAPTPLPFDIVAQPGCYAARPASYIKAAAGLCVATLAADVCGALLTGLGLRSADHRTKFRYYRFAVLAMALALMCILIALVIYPVCFAAELNLGNRSVWEFGWAYGVGWGAAIFLFGAVVLLLCDKESEELYYKERKVSTNNTNTYDTLI from the exons ATGGGAACGTCTGACAATATGGCGTCTACTACGATGATCGAGACAGTCACGATAACTCGCCCGCTGAAG GTGATCGCACTGATCTGCGGGTTGTTGGTTGTCGTGCTGATGGTGTTAGGGCTAGCGTCAGCGGACTGGCTGATGGCGGCGGGCTGGCGGCAGGGGCTCTTCATGCACTGCATCGATCCGGACGCGCCCACACCGCTACCTTTCGATATAGTCGCCCAGCCAGGATGTTATGCAGCGAGACCCGCATCGTACATTAA GGCGGCGGCGGGGCTGTGTGTGGCGACACTAGCGGCGGACGTGTGCGGCGCGCTGCTCACCGGGCTCGGTCTGCGCTCTGCGGACCACCGCACCAAGTTCCGATACTATCGCTTCGCTGTACTCGCTATGGCTCTCGCAT TGATGTGCATCTTGATTGCGCTGGTGATTTACCCTGTATGCTTTGCTGCGGAATTGAATCTGG GTAACAGATCGGTGTGGGAGTTTGGTTGGGCGTACGGAGTGGGTTGGGGCGCCGCCATCTTTCTTTTCGGCGCAGTCGTGTTGTTGTTGTGCGACAAGGAGAGCGAGGAGCTCTACTATAAGGAACGAAAAGTGAGTACAAACAATACCAACACTTACGACACATTGATATAG
- the LOC106710524 gene encoding uncharacterized protein LOC106710524 yields the protein MQPHGNLSASCLWQPGELARRMLGERPAPVPPTRDLWPKPEHPMSISTLHVAYLQDEPPPRRASSLQEQPYLPTTVEDDCEYRPRLCTIGTNTDPPPTIFDRLRQIIKKQHIDPVESSPPGRLRIVARDEALEIKDEENAAQRALRGIKKAISGAKCRITPGSESVESPKIVFDTPKPGDRMMTTFGARPRRRWCRVPSRYEIVRRLRELGACCARAPRPPPRRTPQPPLQITQV from the coding sequence ATGCAGCCGCACGGAAACCTCTCCGCCAGCTGTCTCTGGCAGCCGGGCGAGCTGGCGCGTCGCATGTTGGGCGAGCGCCCCGCGCCCGTTCCGCCCACGCGGGACCTCTGGCCCAAGCCGGAGCATCCCATGAGCATTAGTACCCTGCACGTCGCCTATCTGCAAGACGAACCGCCGCCGAGACGTGCCTCCTCGCTCCAGGAACAACCTTACCTTCCAACCACGGTGGAAGATGACTGCGAATACAGGCCGCGCCTGTGCACCATCGGTACGAATACCGACCCGCCGCCAACAATATTCGATAGACTCCgacaaatcataaaaaaacaacacattGACCCGGTCGAAAGCTCGCCGCCCGGAAGACTTAGGATAGTGGCGCGAGACGAAgctttagaaataaaagacGAGGAGAATGCGGCTCAGAGAGCATTGCGAGGAATCAAGAAAGCGATTTCTGGTGCAAAGTGCCGCATCACTCCCGGATCAGAGAGCGTGGAGAgtcctaaaattgtgttcgaTACGCCAAAACCTGGGGATAGGATGATGACTACGTTTGGCGCTCGCCCGAGAAGACGGTGGTGCCGGGTTCCCTCGCGGTACGAGATTGTGCGGCGGCTGCGGGAGCTGGGCGCCTGCTGCGCGCGAgcgccgcgccccccgccgCGTCGCACTCCCCAGCCGCCTCTGCAGATTACTCAGGTGTAG
- the LOC106710525 gene encoding DNA repair protein RAD50 — MAGIKSLAVRGIRSFGPEDNDEQRISFERPLTLILGQNGCGKTTIIECVRYALTGQMPPGSRNDCFVHDAKVNRTTEVLGQVKLKIVNAKDEQLEIARSMRVTALQKKKSKFQTLDSFLSVIDEKGKTKDISSRCADLDSMMYEQLGVSKAIMNSVIFCHQEDSSWPLDEGKKVKERFDEIFEADKYSDCFDRLRKIRKEYETEIKVLEQKVANLTDKKENLDKKKLDVVNTESKISEAEIRVAELEQEIKPLSEKIKAIETLQKNLVTIETKREKIKTKLEHFTTQEQELKSAITNLFEGSQAELEKNISNYATTAKTKKEDLDNSYKQNNKFNIEEEKIANEKTSNEMKFKELILLESQNQDKIDKKNTMIANTAKLAEIEIENIESSEDAVKAEEAIKDKIKSLQTELSDKKREADTEENKLQADVDTCRDALSRHKQKISNKESEIQNVKKEITKVEKGITDTNKSKVRLEFLEKKMTTAEEDYQEVVNELNTEECQKSINEDEATMEKSEQELEELNEKINQLQKQSAKLKERDMIEDSLKQKEKQMNVLKNKHRSVISELLGEMPDKGYAMAINKLEYELRTEVDSVKKKLKEKDTSLTSLETERKHVRELLTERRNELTEAEDQMFKACGTQTYEATLNKLNTTVEKLQEEQNMLQSSMFIFTKYKNQLKDNSCCPLCNRGFDSDSEASDLISQLTTQVMNVPAKQEKVSEELQRTSAKRDDLLSMKSLNEKIKTLKEKDVPQLETRLKDVDTQIAKLTEESEELSMTIMEPEQKLQNARQILSDMPLLDRYTNEVTTATKDLEAIKAECSDMVIDISLDEATTKKNALRQQITSLRSQIKQSQTKLNQHAKKLQTMAEKKNKLKEEHLNVQKKVQELVNLQENLKQLESNREKALVELKELQDATAPLELDLKEKEKIKTECVKKNRAAIDVKNDYITKIKNAFDKVKSIEMEIKQHKERNVQAEMDKIKEANERLMDKQKQIMVDRDTLTKKIDSLKDELAKQDIYKRNLEDNLKLRKAQTEIANSESELAALNEKLSGVNMDMIAEKEPLMAKHEDLFIEKLQTEGLLRGYKERLKQCKMELKKAVNEGIEKQYREKYYDLHVIKALEKDIKDYSVALEKCLMEFHKEKMENINLIIREMWRKIYRGNDIDYIEIKTEGSATSDSDRRKYDYRVVQCKNGVEIDMRGRCSAGQKVLACLIIRLALAETFSTRFGILALDEPTTNLDQENVKSLCEALGEIVLERMAQKNFMFIIITHDREFIESLGSIDKVTHFYEVSRNEEGKSRIKKIRFT, encoded by the exons atGGCTGGCATAAAATCGCTTGCTGTCAGGGGTATAAGAAGTTTTGGGCCAGAAGACAATGACGAACAACGTATATCTTTTGAAAGGcctttaacattaattttgggACAGAATGGTTGTGGAAAAACAACTATTATAGAATGTGTACGCTATGCTCTTACTGGACAGATGCCCCCGGGTAGTCGTAACGATTGTTTTGTCCACGATGCTAAAGTTAACAGAACAACAGAAGTTTTAGgacaagttaaattaaag ATTGTAAATGCAAAAGATGAACAACTGGAAATTGCAAGATCTATGAGAGTGACAGCGCTACAGAAGAAGAAAAGTAAATTTCAGACATTAGATTCATTTCTCTCAGTAATTGATGAGAAAGGAAAAACTAAGGACATTTCATCAAGATGTGCAGATTTAGACTCCATGATGTATGAACAATTAg GAGTATCAAAAGCAATAATGAATTCAGTAATATTTTGCCATCAAGAAGATTCCAGCTGGCCGCTAGATGAAGGGAAAAAAGTAAAGGAACGTTttgatgaaatatttgaaGCAGATAAATACAGTGACTGCTTTGATCGGTTAAGAAAAATAAGGAAAGAATatgaaactgaaataaaagtattag agCAGAAAGTGGCAAATTTAACagacaaaaaagaaaatttggaTAAGAAAAAATTAGATGTTGTAAATACTGAATCAAAAATCTCCGAAGCTGAAATCAGGGTGGCTGAACTTGAACAAGAAATTAAACCACTATCAGAAAAGATTAAAGCCATAGAAACATTGCAGAAGAATTTAGTGACAATAGAAACGAAgagagaaaaaattaaaacaaa ATTAGAGCATTTCACAACTCAAGAACAAGAATTGAAAAGTGCCATAACCAACTTATTTGAAGGATCACAAGCTGAGTTggagaaaaatatat ccAATTACGCGACAACTGCCAAAACTAAGAAGGAAGACTTAGATAATTCGTAcaagcaaaataataaattcaatatagaAGAGGAAAAAATTGCCAATGAAAAAACATCAAACGAAATGAAGTTTAAAGAATTAATACTTTTGGAAAGTCAAAACCAAGATAAAATTGATAAGAAGAATACTATGATAGCAAATACTGCAAAGCTTGCTG aaaTAGAAATAGAGAACATTGAAAGCAGTGAAGATGCTGTGAAAGCAGAAGAAGCTATAaaggacaaaataaaaagcctGCAAACAGAGCTGAGTGATAAAAAGAGAGAAGCTGATACTGAAGAGAATAAATTACAGGCAGATGTAGACACATGTCGTGATGctttg tctCGTCACAAGcaaaaaataagtaacaaagaatctgaaatacaaaatgtaaaaaaagaaataactaaaGTGGAAAAAGGAATCACCGACACAAACAAGTCTAAAGTTCGATTAGAATTTTTGGAAAAGAAAATGACTACAGCTGAAGA agatTATCAGGAAGTTGTAAACGAGTTGAATACGGAGGAATGTCAAAAATCGATTAATGAAGATGAAGCTACGATGGAGAAGAGTGAACAAGAACTTGAAGAGTTAAATGAAAAG ATCAATCAATTACAAAAGCAAAGCGCCAAGTTAAAAGAGCGTGATATGATAGAAGattctttaaaacaaaaagagaaACAGATGAATGTACTGAAGAACAAACACCGTAGTGTTATCAGTGAACTGCTCGGTGAAATGCCGGACAAGGGTTATGCAATGGCCATTAACAAATTGGAATACGAATTACGTACCGAAGTTGattctgttaaaaagaaacttaaagaaaaagatacaagt ctAACAAGTTTGGAAACTGAAAGGAAACACGTGCGCGAGCTGTTGACGGAGCGCCGCAATGAGCTGACCGAAGCCGAAGATCAGATGTTCAAGGCTTGCGGCACTCAGACTTACGAGGCCACGCTCAACAAACTAAATACTACTGTTGAAAAGTTGCAG GAAGAACAAAATATGCTCCAATCATCAATGTTTAtattcacaaaatataaaaatcaactcAAAGACAACAGTTGTTGTCCCCTGTGTAATCGAGGATTTGATTCTGATTCAGAA GCGTCAGATTTAATATCACAATTGACCACACAAGTAATGAATGTGCCGGCTAAACAAGAAAAAGTATCAGAAGAGTTACAGAGAACATCAGCAAAGAGGGATGATTTGCTCAGTATGAAGTctttgaatgaaaaaataaagaccTTGAAAGAGAAAGATGTACCTCAACTTGAAACCCGCTTGAAAGACGTTGATACG CAAATAGCAAAATTAACAGAAGAATCGGAAGAACTATCAATGACAATAATGGAACCGGAACAGAAGCTGCAAAACGCTAGACAGATACTGAGTGACATGCCGCTACTGGATCGATACACTAACGAAGTTACCACGGCAACTAAAGAT CTAGAAGCAATCAAAGCTGAGTGCTCTGACATGGTAATTGATATTAGCTTAGATGAAGCGACAACAAAGAAGAATGCATTGAGACAACAAATCACCTCTTTAAGGTCCCAAATAAAGCAATCACAAACAAAACTCAACCAGCATGCTAAGAAGTTACAGACCATGGCCGAAAAGAAGAACAAACTTAAAGAGGAACATCTTAATGTGCAGAAAAAG GTCCAAGAGTTAGTGAATTTACAAGAAAATCTGAAACAATTAGAATCTAACAGAGAGAAAGCTCTGGTTGAATTAAAAGAACTGCAAGATGCAACAGCGCCTTTGGAATTAGATTTgaaagaaaaggaaaaaattaagacTGAATGTGTTAAGAAAAACAG GGCGGCGATCGACGTCAAAAACgattatataactaaaattaaaaatgcatttgaTAAAGTGAAATCTATTGAAATGGAGATCAAGCAACACAAAGAGAGAAATGTTCAAGCTGAAatggataaaataaaagaagcaAATGAACGGCTGATGGACAAACAGAAACAGATAATGGTAGACAGAGATACTCTTACTAAGAAAATTGATAGCTTGAAAGATGAACTCGCCAAACAAGAT atATATAAACGCAACTTGGAAGATAACTTAAAGCTACGTAAAGCTCAAACTGAAATTGCTAACAGTGAGAGTGAGTTAGCAGCTCTCAATGAAAAGCTGAGCGGAGTCAACATGGACATGATCGCTGAGAAGGAACCGCTAATGGCAAAACATGAggatttatttatagaaaagttACAAACTGAAGGTCTACTGCGTGGATACAAA gAAAGATTGAAACAATGTAAAATGGAACTGAAGAAAGCTGTGAACGAGGGTATAGAGAAACAGTACAGGGAAAAATACTACGATTTACATGTTATTAAAGCTCTAGAGAAAGATATTAAAGATTATTCCGTTGCCTTAGAGAAGTGCCTTATGGAGTTTCATAAAGagaaaatggaaaatattaatctaattATAAG AGAAATGTGGAGAAAAATTTACAGAGGTAATGATATTGactatattgaaattaaaacagaagGCAGCGCAACTTCTGACTCGGATCGCAGGAAATATGATTACag aGTGGTGCAATGTAAGAACGGCGTGGAGATCGACATGCGCGGTCGTTGCAGCGCTGGACAGAAAGTGTTGGCCTGTCTCATCATACGTTTGGCGCTGGCCGAGACATTTAGCACAAG gtTCGGTATCTTAGCATTAGATGAGCCAACAACAAATTTGGATCAAGAGAATGTTAAAAGTCTTTGCGAGGCTCTCGGTGAAATCGTTTTGGAAAGAATGGCGCAAAAGAATTTCatgttcatcatcatcacccaTGATAGAGAATTCATCGAGTCCTTGGGCAGTATTGACAAGGTCACACATTTTTATGAAGTATCTAGAAATGAAGAAGGAAAATCCAGAATCAAAAAGATAAGATTCACataa
- the LOC106710580 gene encoding conserved oligomeric Golgi complex subunit 8, whose product MAQELRELCQLLFPNSTNETPEYFSDITDYIKKLGSQNWEHIRNEPERLSDEMKHLTEQTQELAFTNCKTFVETAEISRTIMKDLGKSKESLDVFLNTMPDFVQELEKFSMNVGNIVEDKKRYSSIRHQSDKLLELLELPSLMREALNAEDYESALDIFTFVRNLSKRYSEIPIVQNTTSEIMTLWYETLYHLYNQLHYDLPLPQCLQILGYLRRANTVLKSTEEDHSKLSVGSKIPSHTIMTDGLHLHFLKARNAWFEKALEDAKSSESSERLLRKIVELHRIHLFNVLTQHKSIFLSDAQESKVRDHELSGTSALSCWLKQKVEKLTQMLNQDLKKEDESSFESLLNQCMYLCLSFGRVGADLRCVLTPLFRNNIMAQFHYNLDKVDNQFENQMRTYKVPTIKNLPRPVNENMISGPPENLLDYYPLAEYCNGMLSTLNSFRVTAPLNIVKDVYNEYRKSLGKSVQILLTFYNREQQAFTEVERQNFISFCICFTEDLVPYITKCLSQSFPPTQICELLGVTLTVLQESKLLQIDQMEICKPLNSITGLFSS is encoded by the exons ATGGCTCAAGAATTGAGAGAGTTATGTCAACTATTATTCCCAAATTCAACGAATG AAACCCCAGAATACTTCAGTGACATTActgattatattaaaaagcttgGATCACAAAATTGGGAGCACATTAGGAATGAACCGGAGAGATTATCTGatgaaatgaaacatttaaCAGAGCAGACTCAAGAGCTGGCatttacaaattgtaaaacCTTTGTGGAGACAGCAGAGATTTCTCGTACCATTATGAAAGATTTGGGGAAATCTAAAGAATCTTTGGATGTTTTTCTTAACACTATGCCTGATTTTGTACAAGAATTAGAAAAATTTTCTATGAATGTTGGAAACATTGTGGAAGATAAAAA acGCTATAGCAGTATTCGTCATCAAAGTGATAAATTGTTGGAATTACTAGAACTACCTTCGTTAATGCGTGAAGCACTTAATGCAGAAGATTATGAGAGTGCTTTGGATATTTTCACATTTGTTCGTAATCTATCAAAAAGGTACTCTGAGATACCAATTGTTCAG AATACAACATCAGAAATAATGACATTGTGGTATGAAACTTTATATCACTTGTACAATCAGTTACATTATGATTTACCTTTGCCGCAATGTTTGCAA ATCCTAGGCTATTTAAGAAGGGCTAACACAGTCCTTAAATCTACCGAAGAAGACCATAGTAAATTATCAGTGGGTAGTAAAATACCAAGCCATACAATAATGACTGATGGCTTACATTTGCACTTTTTAAAAGCGAGAAATGCTTGGTTTGAAAAAGCCTTAGAAGATGCCAAGAGTAGTGAAT CATCAGAGAGATTGTTAAGAAAAATTGTTGAGTTACACAGAATACAtctgtttaatgttttaactCAGCATAAATCAATATTCTTATCAGATGCTCAAGAATCTAAAGTGCGTGATCACGAACTCAGTGGTACAAGTGCTTTGTCATGTTGGCTGAAACAAAAg gtTGAAAAATTAACCCAAATGCTGAATCAAGATTTAAAGAAGGAAGATGAGTCTAGTTTTGAGTCCCTTTTGAATCAATGTATGTATCTTTGTCTCTCATTTGGCAGAGTTGGTGCAGATTTACGTTGTGTACTGACACCACTGTTTCGAAACAATATCATGGCTCAGTTTCACTATAATCTTGATAAAGTGGACAATCAATTTGAGAATCAAATGAGAACTTATAAAGTACCAACAATAAAGAATTTACCAAGACCGGTTAACGAGAATATGATATCAGGACCACCtgaaaatttattagattACTATCCATTAGCGGAATATTGTAATGGAATGTTATCGACTTTAAATTCTTTCCGAGTAACGGCACCATTGAATATAGTTAAAGATGTGTACAACGAATATAGAAAATCACTGGGAAAATCAGTAcaaattttactaacattttataacaggGAGCAACAAGCATTTACAGAAGTTGAAAGACagaattttatttcgttttgtaTTTGCTttactgaagacttggttcCTTATATAACAAAGTGCCTCTCACAGTCATTTCCCCCGACGCAAATTTGTGAACTATTAGGGGTGACTTTGACTGTATTGCAAGAGAGCAAATTGCTGCAAATTGATCAAATGGAAATTTGCAAACCGTTGAATAGTATTACAGGTTTATTCtcgagttaa